The sequence below is a genomic window from Sorangiineae bacterium MSr12523.
ACGCGGCACGCATGATGAGCGCGCGCGTCTTTTCCTCCGGCGTCACCGAGGCGCGCACCAGGGCATCGATCACGCGCCCGAGGTTCTTCAGCGAGCGCCTTCGCTCCATGAGGCGCACCAACGCCTCGAGCGGCTCGCGGAACATCGGGTCCGCGTTGAAGGCGGCGAGGTAATCGCGCGCCGCCCCCGGTTCGTCCCCTGCGCGTTCGAGAAGGTCCCCTATCTCACCGAGGAGCCTTGCCTGCCTCGCGCGATCCTCCGTCGCGGCGACCTCCGCGCGCAGGTATCGGACAATTTCTCCCCCCTTCGGCGACTCCTGAGATCCTGCCGCTGCGGATGCTCCGCGTTCGGGCGGCAGGCTTATCGTGTTGGACATATGCGCCATGCCCTGTTTGGAGCCAAAAGGTAGCGCAGGCTATCCCCCGCACGCGATACAATAATGAAGCCCGCCCCGGACTCGCCCGCGAAGCCGATCAGGGAGCGGCCGATCAGGGAGCCGCTGTTACAGCAGGGCCTTGAGCTTCTCTTGGATCTTCTCTTCGATGGTGCCCTTCATCATCTTGAGCATGAAGGGGAGGTCCACCTCGACGCGGACTTCGCGGTCCGAGACGCCGACCTTGCCCTTGGCACCTTTCGCCGCACCGCCCGGGACGTTGAACTCGATGGCGTCGCCAACCCAGTTCCAGACGATTCCGAGCTTCTCCTGCATGCCTTTTGCAAGCTCCTCGGCTCGTTTCTTGGCTTCTTCCTTGGTGAGCGCATGCGGGCGGGCGATGTCGATGGTGGCCATGAGAATTGCCTCTCCTGTAGCTTTTCTATGTAGCTTTCCTGGCTTTCCTCGTTCGGATGCCAGGGTTCTCTCGGTGTCGGTTGCTAAACGTTACGTCAATCGAGGCGTTTCACGATCCAAAACCCGCGCGGCGTATCGATAGGTTCGCTCGTTTGCCCCGACGGCATCGTGAAAAGCACGTATTCCGGGGCGAGTTCCAACGTCCCCCGCGGGATCCGGCCGAGATCGTCGGCCGATCCGCTGTCGCCATGGCTCACGGCGGCGTGGAAGTCGGTTTTCGCTTCGGCTGCAAGTTTCGCGGCCAATTCCTTGGCCTCGGCCTTCGATCGCGCCTTCGCCGGCGCGCCCTGCGCACCCTCGTAGGTCACCAAGATGACGCCCAGACGCACCGCGCGCGGCGCCGTGTTGGGCAGGGGAGGCACCGGCGTTCCATCCGGAAGCGTGGCCCCGATGCCCGAATCGAGCCGGTCCTCGCGTTCCGTTGGTGCGGAGCCGACACCGTCCAGGCCAAAGGGATCGCCGCCTGCGTCCACCTCGGCGGACGTCGTTCCGGCACCATCCAACGCCGCGTCCGCCACTGCGCCAGCGTCCACCCCTGCGTCGACGGCGGCCGTTTTCGAGCCGCCGCCTTTGAAGGCAAGAACCAACGCAAGGACGGCAACCACGACCCCCAGGCCGATTGCCGCCGTGCGGGCGGACCCCTGCGATTCACTCATTTTTCGTGCTTCGTGCCGCTGGACTCGTCCCCGCCGTTTTCATCGGCGGGCGGAGGCGTCGGGCCGAACTCCTCGGTGCGGAGCGTGGGCGCGGGCGGATCGCCATAGAGCTCGAGCTGTGCGGCGATCCAGTTCTCGCGGGCGGCGAGCTCCCGGCGCTGGGCAGCGGCCGGTGCTTCCACCGTCGATTCGGCAATGAGCTTGTCCAACTGCGCGTCGATTTCGGCCAGCTCTTTGCGGAGCGGCACGGGGTCGAGGCCTTCGCGTTCGCAGAATTCGTCGGTCAGGATGAGAAGCTTCTCCGGGCCGATTTCGGCAAAGCCCGGACCCACCGCGCACTTTTTCTGCTCGCCCGACACGCGGTACGAGACGACGCCGCTTTGCAGTGCCGCCAACAGCGGCAAGTGCCCCGGAAGGACACCGAGCTCGCCGTTGACGCTGGGCGCAGTCACCTCGTCCACCGATGCGGTGAGCGCACGCCCGCGCGGCGTCACGATCTCCAACTCGATCTTATTTTCGGCCATGGTTCGAGTTCTTTCGGAGGCTTACTTCTTCGACTTCGTGAGCTCGGCGGCCTTGGTCTTCATCTCTTCGATGTCGCCCACCATGTAGAAGGCCTGCTCGGGGTACTTGGAGTCATCGTCGAACTTGCCCTCGAGGATCTGCTCGAACGACTCGATGGTCTTGTCGAGCTTCACCAGCTTGCCGGGCGTGCCGGTGAACTGGGCGGCGACGAAGAACGGCTGCGACAAGAAGCGCTGGATCTTGCGGGCGCGCGAGACGACGAGGCGGTCTTCCTCGCTCAACTCGTCCATACCGAGGATGGCGATGATGTCCTGCAGGTCGTTGTACTTCTGCAGGGTCGACTGCACTTTGCGGGCGATGTCGTAGTGCTTCTGTCCGACGACCTGCGGGTCGAGCAGGGTCGACGTGGAGGCGAGCGGATCGACGGCCGGGTAGATGCCGAGCTCCGCGATCTGGCGCGAAAGAACGGTCGTGGCGTCCAAGTGCGCGAAGGTCGTGGCCGGCGCGGGGTCGGTCAAGTCGTCGGCGGGCACGTAGATGGCCTGCACGCTGGTGATGGATCCCTTGGTCGTCGAGGTGATGCGCTCTTGGAGGGCGCCCATTTCCGTCGACAGGGTCGGCTGGTAACCGACGGCGCTGGGGATACGGCCGAGGAGCGCGGACACTTCCGAGCCGGCCTGGGTGAAACGGAAGATGTTGTCGACGAAGAGCATGACGTCCTGACCCTCGTCGTCGCGGAAGTACTCGGCGACCGTGAGGGCGGAGAGGGCGACGCGGGCGCGGGCTCCCGGCGGCTCGTTCATCTGGCCGAACACGAGGGCCGTCTTCGTGATGACGGGCTGGCCCGTCTCGAGCTTCGACTCGCGCATTTCGAGGAACAAGTCGTTGCCTTCGCGGGTGCGCTCGCCGACGCCGGCGAAGCAGGACACACCGCCGTGGGCCTTGGCGACGTTGTTGATGAGCTCGAGAATCAGAACGGTCTTGCCGACGCCGGCGCCGCCGAACAAGCCGATTTTTCCACCCTTACGATAGGGGGCGAGGAGGTCGATGACCTTGATGCCCGTCTCGAAGACCTCGACCTTGGTCGACTGGTCCTGGAAGGTCGGGGGCGCCTTGTGGAT
It includes:
- a CDS encoding polyhydroxyalkanoic acid system family protein, with protein sequence MATIDIARPHALTKEEAKKRAEELAKGMQEKLGIVWNWVGDAIEFNVPGGAAKGAKGKVGVSDREVRVEVDLPFMLKMMKGTIEEKIQEKLKALL
- a CDS encoding peptidyl-prolyl cis-trans isomerase — protein: MSESQGSARTAAIGLGVVVAVLALVLAFKGGGSKTAAVDAGVDAGAVADAALDGAGTTSAEVDAGGDPFGLDGVGSAPTEREDRLDSGIGATLPDGTPVPPLPNTAPRAVRLGVILVTYEGAQGAPAKARSKAEAKELAAKLAAEAKTDFHAAVSHGDSGSADDLGRIPRGTLELAPEYVLFTMPSGQTSEPIDTPRGFWIVKRLD
- the atpD gene encoding F0F1 ATP synthase subunit beta, whose translation is MTSPSIPTGTGNANKGKIVQVIGPVVDVEFPEGHLPKILSALKVTNPGISKAKENLTLEVAQHLGENTVRTIAMDTSDGLVRGMEARDTGGPIAMPVGPECLGRILNVIGEPVDEAGPVNAKKTAPIHKAPPTFQDQSTKVEVFETGIKVIDLLAPYRKGGKIGLFGGAGVGKTVLILELINNVAKAHGGVSCFAGVGERTREGNDLFLEMRESKLETGQPVITKTALVFGQMNEPPGARARVALSALTVAEYFRDDEGQDVMLFVDNIFRFTQAGSEVSALLGRIPSAVGYQPTLSTEMGALQERITSTTKGSITSVQAIYVPADDLTDPAPATTFAHLDATTVLSRQIAELGIYPAVDPLASTSTLLDPQVVGQKHYDIARKVQSTLQKYNDLQDIIAILGMDELSEEDRLVVSRARKIQRFLSQPFFVAAQFTGTPGKLVKLDKTIESFEQILEGKFDDDSKYPEQAFYMVGDIEEMKTKAAELTKSKK
- the atpC gene encoding ATP synthase F1 subunit epsilon, giving the protein MAENKIELEIVTPRGRALTASVDEVTAPSVNGELGVLPGHLPLLAALQSGVVSYRVSGEQKKCAVGPGFAEIGPEKLLILTDEFCEREGLDPVPLRKELAEIDAQLDKLIAESTVEAPAAAQRRELAARENWIAAQLELYGDPPAPTLRTEEFGPTPPPADENGGDESSGTKHEK